In Oncorhynchus mykiss isolate Arlee chromosome 1, USDA_OmykA_1.1, whole genome shotgun sequence, the following proteins share a genomic window:
- the LOC118965494 gene encoding polymeric immunoglobulin receptor-like encodes MAPHFLLVLHILFFLAGLSAIQSVSTVRHVSVKQGGSITIPCLYDLRYRNSVKYWCAGSSILGCSSVVRTDHPKTSGKTSFSDDINQLVFTVTMTSLSSSDSDYYWCIVERKNKAGDGNRLQISVTPDTPGLYVDQQEVTGVVGQNVTVQCYYSEAGARGRWCRMGGKCLLNSGTLDGTSVTLHQQTNIVTNGNVLTVTMSALRIVDTGWYRCANGDYQMPVHITVNQLTTKQNTTFMPTAQSVVSSQPSVSNIQTLERTFFYLLKVGNALLFLLCNIIGVVKLRKNRHQDDTKDV; translated from the exons ATGGCTCCACATTTCCTCCTTGTCCTGCACATCCTTTTCTTCCTCGCTGGACTTTCAG CTATACAGAGTGTGTCCACAGTGAGACATGTGTCTGTAAAGCAAGGAGGCTCCATCACCATCCCATGTCTCTATGATCTGAGATATAGAAACAGTGTGAAGTACTGGTGTGCGGGATCTAGTATCCTTGGTTGCTCTTCTGTAGTACGCACTGACCATCCTAAGACCAGTGGAAAGACCTCATTCTCTGATGACATCAACCAGCTAGTCTTCACTGTGACCATGACAAGTCTTAGTTCTAGTGATTCTGATTATTACTGGTGTATTGTGGAGAGGAAGAACAAGGCAGGTGATGGGAATAGACTGCAGATATCTGTTACTCCAG ATACTCCAGGACTGTATGTGGATCAACAAGAAGTGACTGGAGTTGTAGGACAGAATGTCACTGTGCAATGTTACTACAGTGAAGCTGGAGCCAGAGGGAGGTGGTGCAGGATGGGTGGGAAATGTCTGCTGAATTCTGGAACTCTAGATGGAACATCAGTGACATTACACCAGCAGACCAATATTGTCACCAATGGCAATGTTTTAACGGTGACTATGAGTGCACTGAGGATAGTGGACACTGGCTGGTACAGGTGTGCAAATGGAGACTATCAGATGCCTGTTCATATCACTGTCAATCAGCTAACCACAAAGCAAAATACCACCTTCA TGCCAACAGCCCAATCTGTAGTCTCTTCTCAGCCGTCAGTCAGCAACATCCAGAC ATTGGAACGTACATTCTTCTACCTGCTGAAAGTTGGTAATGCACTGCTCTTCCTCCTGTGCAACATCATTGGAGTGGTAAAGTTGAGGAAAAACCGACATCAAGATGATACCAAGGATGTATAG